A single genomic interval of Pelagerythrobacter marensis harbors:
- a CDS encoding LysR substrate-binding domain-containing protein, translating to MKRTHLPLNALRVYDAAARHLSFTRAADELAVTPAAVGQQIRALEDHLGTVLFRRTSKGLELTEEGMAGLDSLREGFLKFEESVQSMQAGQASDRYTIAAPREFYAQWLAPRLAAFRKANPGIRFRFVADENADFTETNLDFAVRLVDGPGELEGVELAPARRVVVAAKDAPEEVLESWIDWPGAPLPEGAEATVEVGNAGQALSSAIAGLGKAILPYLLVEDALADGRLMTLEGPDEGRRAYWLVAPTPQWRQKKVKALVAFLTAD from the coding sequence ATGAAGCGCACGCACCTGCCCCTGAACGCCCTGCGCGTCTACGACGCGGCCGCCCGCCACCTGAGCTTTACCCGCGCAGCCGACGAGCTGGCGGTGACGCCCGCCGCGGTCGGCCAGCAGATTCGCGCGCTCGAGGATCACCTCGGCACGGTCCTGTTCCGGCGCACGTCCAAGGGGCTGGAGCTGACCGAAGAGGGGATGGCGGGGCTCGATTCGCTGCGCGAAGGCTTTCTGAAGTTCGAGGAGTCGGTCCAGTCGATGCAGGCCGGGCAGGCGAGCGACCGCTACACGATCGCCGCCCCGCGCGAATTCTACGCCCAGTGGCTGGCCCCGCGCCTCGCCGCGTTTCGCAAGGCCAATCCCGGCATCCGCTTCCGTTTCGTCGCCGACGAGAACGCCGATTTTACCGAGACCAATCTCGATTTCGCCGTCCGCCTGGTCGACGGGCCGGGCGAGCTGGAAGGGGTCGAGCTGGCCCCCGCGCGCCGCGTGGTCGTGGCGGCGAAGGATGCGCCCGAGGAAGTGCTCGAGAGCTGGATCGACTGGCCCGGCGCGCCGCTGCCCGAAGGGGCAGAGGCGACGGTCGAAGTCGGCAATGCCGGACAGGCGCTGTCGAGCGCGATCGCCGGGCTGGGCAAGGCGATCCTGCCCTACCTGCTGGTGGAAGACGCCCTGGCCGACGGCCGGCTGATGACGCTGGAGGGGCCGGACGAGGGGCGCCGCGCCTACTGGCTGGTCGCGCCGACGCCGCAGTGGCGGCAGAAGAAGGTCAAGGCGCTGGTCGCTTTCCTCACCGCCGACTGA
- a CDS encoding peptide ABC transporter permease, whose amino-acid sequence MNEPEQDEAVHIDARDARGAEVILRKRRNRTIFIAGLVAFAVLAIALRLFG is encoded by the coding sequence ATGAACGAACCCGAACAGGACGAGGCTGTCCACATCGATGCGCGGGACGCGCGCGGGGCCGAGGTGATCCTGCGCAAGCGGCGCAACCGCACGATCTTCATCGCCGGGCTGGTCGCCTTCGCCGTTCTGGCGATCGCCCTGCGGCTGTTCGGCTGA
- a CDS encoding low temperature requirement protein A: protein MAEIGRPTVAARPMVPRDPGEPGRAATPLELLFDLVSVIAIAAAAAGLHHAIAGNHPIDGVLRFGAAFFAIWWAWMNYTWFASAYDNNDTLFRLLTMTIMGGALVLAAGVEPLFATLDIRLTVAGYVIMRVPMAVLWLRAARSDPARRRTNLRYCVGILVAQTYWIIVSVIASGSASYLAPMLIAGILLELAVPVFAERSSETPWHRHHIVERYGLLNIIVLGEILLAAVIAIRTATEGTFDVRQIHIAISALAITFSMWWLYFSDEDHLPTQDLGRALQWGYGHVFIFASGAAVGAGFAVLVDILAGKAHVDVRTGDLAVAIPLAIYVLGLWWVRDRFLLPRRTVWILPVLAAALIIMPLIVPALELIAIGIAAIALIRTLLCRRGQGALVK, encoded by the coding sequence ATGGCGGAAATCGGACGTCCGACGGTGGCCGCCCGGCCGATGGTCCCGCGCGATCCCGGCGAACCCGGGCGCGCGGCCACTCCTCTCGAACTTCTGTTCGATCTCGTGTCGGTGATCGCGATCGCGGCGGCGGCGGCCGGCCTCCATCACGCGATCGCGGGAAATCACCCGATCGACGGCGTTCTGCGCTTCGGTGCAGCTTTCTTCGCGATCTGGTGGGCCTGGATGAACTATACCTGGTTTGCTTCGGCCTACGACAACAACGACACGCTCTTCCGTCTTCTGACGATGACGATAATGGGGGGCGCACTCGTTCTGGCAGCGGGGGTCGAACCGCTGTTCGCCACGCTGGACATTCGCCTCACCGTCGCCGGCTACGTGATAATGCGGGTTCCGATGGCGGTGCTGTGGCTTCGCGCCGCACGATCCGACCCTGCGCGCCGCCGAACCAACCTGCGATACTGTGTCGGGATTCTCGTCGCGCAGACGTACTGGATCATCGTTTCCGTGATCGCGAGCGGATCTGCGTCTTATCTGGCGCCCATGCTGATCGCAGGGATACTGCTGGAACTTGCCGTACCCGTTTTCGCCGAACGATCGAGCGAGACCCCGTGGCATCGGCACCATATCGTCGAACGCTACGGCCTGCTCAATATCATCGTCCTGGGCGAAATACTGCTGGCCGCCGTCATCGCGATCCGCACTGCCACCGAAGGGACGTTCGACGTTCGCCAAATTCACATCGCCATCTCGGCTCTGGCGATCACATTCTCGATGTGGTGGCTCTATTTTTCGGATGAAGATCACCTGCCCACACAGGATCTCGGGCGCGCGTTGCAATGGGGTTACGGCCACGTCTTCATCTTCGCTTCGGGCGCAGCGGTCGGTGCCGGTTTCGCGGTGCTGGTCGATATCCTCGCCGGCAAGGCGCACGTCGACGTGCGCACCGGCGATCTGGCAGTCGCTATCCCGCTGGCGATCTACGTGCTCGGGTTATGGTGGGTGCGCGACAGGTTCTTGCTCCCCCGGCGAACGGTGTGGATTCTGCCGGTACTCGCTGCCGCCCTGATAATCATGCCGTTGATCGTGCCGGCACTGGAGCTGATTGCGATCGGTATTGCAGCGATTGCCTTGATCCGAACGCTGCTTTGCCGGCGCGGCCAAGGCGCGCTCGTCAAATAA
- a CDS encoding SDR family oxidoreductase — protein sequence MPDNTIKGKNVLIAGGAKNLGALVARDLAAQGAKAVTIHAHSASGDCEKALQAIRDAGSEAHILYGDLTTADAMRQLFDQAIAAMGGIDIAINTVGKVLKKPMAEISEAEFDEMSAVNSKAAFFFIKEAGRTLQDHGKICTLVTSLLGAFTPFYSSYAGTKAPVEHYTRAASKELGDRGISVTAIGPGPMDTGFFYPAEDDDAVAYHKTAAALSPHSKTGLTDIEDIAPWIRFLVSDGWWMTGQTILVNGGYTTK from the coding sequence ATGCCCGACAACACCATCAAGGGAAAAAACGTCCTCATTGCAGGCGGAGCGAAAAATCTGGGAGCGCTCGTGGCGCGCGACCTCGCCGCACAGGGGGCGAAGGCCGTGACCATCCATGCGCATAGCGCCAGCGGCGATTGCGAGAAGGCGCTGCAGGCAATCCGCGACGCAGGGTCGGAAGCCCATATATTGTATGGCGACCTGACGACCGCCGATGCCATGCGGCAGCTCTTCGACCAGGCCATCGCGGCGATGGGCGGCATAGACATCGCGATCAACACCGTCGGCAAAGTCCTCAAGAAACCGATGGCCGAAATTTCCGAGGCGGAGTTCGACGAGATGTCGGCGGTAAATTCCAAGGCCGCATTCTTTTTCATCAAGGAAGCCGGACGCACGCTCCAGGATCACGGCAAGATATGCACCCTGGTCACCTCGTTGCTCGGCGCATTCACGCCGTTCTATTCCTCGTATGCAGGGACCAAGGCCCCGGTCGAACACTATACTCGCGCGGCGTCGAAGGAACTCGGCGATCGCGGAATATCGGTAACCGCAATCGGCCCCGGCCCGATGGACACGGGGTTCTTCTATCCGGCCGAAGACGACGACGCTGTCGCCTATCACAAGACCGCGGCCGCCCTTTCGCCACACTCGAAAACGGGTCTCACCGACATCGAGGACATTGCGCCCTGGATCAGGTTCCTCGTGTCCGATGGCTGGTGGATGACCGGCCAGACGATACTCGTCAACGGCGGCTATACGACCAAGTAG
- a CDS encoding AraC family transcriptional regulator, whose amino-acid sequence MAEERIDSPTDWGFYEDHPIFIVHRRGRMTSLESEFSPGYSTLQRPRKGDVWTVPAECRYAARAVGSRVEYCEIHLPPGKSPAGLAPRAGINDPFLAQAVERLNELLGRSDDLSGLLRESIVETIGLHLQDRAGSMRDLPRDHDSAMFARLAEYLRDTVEARHTVKEMAQFTGLAPSTFLRRFKLYFGTTPYRWLLDERLARARQLLASSQLPVTAIALDTGFSSSSHFTERFSSEIGLTPTAFRRRERGARLAEPPLDPTPESP is encoded by the coding sequence ATGGCGGAAGAGCGGATCGACAGCCCCACCGATTGGGGATTTTACGAGGACCATCCGATATTCATAGTTCATCGTCGGGGAAGGATGACATCGCTCGAATCCGAGTTTTCGCCCGGATATTCGACTTTGCAGCGCCCCCGGAAAGGGGATGTCTGGACCGTGCCTGCGGAGTGCCGCTATGCGGCCCGTGCGGTCGGATCGCGCGTTGAATATTGCGAGATCCACCTGCCCCCCGGAAAGAGCCCGGCTGGATTGGCGCCTCGCGCCGGTATCAACGATCCGTTCCTGGCCCAGGCGGTCGAGCGTCTGAATGAGCTGCTGGGGCGCAGCGACGATTTGTCCGGCCTTCTGCGCGAGAGTATCGTGGAGACGATCGGCCTGCATCTGCAGGATCGGGCAGGTTCGATGCGCGACCTTCCGCGCGATCACGACAGCGCGATGTTCGCGCGACTTGCAGAATATCTTCGCGACACTGTGGAAGCGCGGCATACGGTGAAAGAGATGGCGCAGTTCACCGGCCTTGCGCCGAGCACTTTTCTGCGCCGTTTCAAACTTTACTTTGGCACCACGCCTTACCGCTGGCTGCTCGACGAACGGCTTGCAAGGGCTCGTCAGTTGCTGGCGTCCAGCCAGTTGCCCGTAACTGCGATAGCGCTCGACACCGGCTTTTCCTCGTCGAGCCATTTCACCGAGCGTTTCTCGAGCGAAATCGGCCTGACACCTACCGCCTTCCGGCGGCGGGAGCGGGGCGCCCGGCTGGCCGAGCCTCCCCTTGACCCCACCCCCGAATCCCCCTAA
- the rpsL gene encoding 30S ribosomal protein S12, translated as MPTINQLVRKGRVPQKAKSKVPAMEQNPQKRGVCTRVYTTTPKKPNSALRKVAKVRLTNQREVISYIPGEGHNLQEHSVVLIRGGRVRDLPGVRYHVLRGVLDTQGVKDRKQSRSKYGAKRPK; from the coding sequence ATGCCGACGATCAACCAGCTGGTCCGCAAGGGCCGCGTTCCGCAGAAGGCCAAGAGCAAGGTCCCTGCGATGGAGCAGAACCCGCAGAAGCGCGGCGTCTGCACGCGCGTCTATACGACGACCCCGAAGAAGCCGAACTCGGCGCTGCGCAAGGTGGCCAAGGTTCGCCTGACCAACCAGCGCGAGGTCATCTCCTACATCCCCGGCGAAGGGCATAACCTGCAGGAGCACTCCGTGGTGCTGATCCGCGGCGGCCGTGTGCGCGACCTTCCCGGCGTGCGTTATCACGTCCTGCGCGGCGTGCTCGACACGCAGGGTGTGAAGGACCGCAAGCAGTCGCGCTCCAAGTATGGGGCCAAGCGGCCGAAGTGA
- the rpsG gene encoding 30S ribosomal protein S7, producing the protein MSRRRRPEKREILPDPKFGDQVLSKFMNNLMLDGKKSVAERIVYGALDTVEAKAKADPIALFHDALNNIKPQVEVRSRRVGGATYQVPVEVRPERAQALAIRWLITAARGRAETTMAARLSGELLDAANNRGNAVKKREDTHRMADANRAFSHYRW; encoded by the coding sequence ATGTCACGTCGTCGTCGTCCCGAGAAGCGGGAAATCCTGCCCGATCCCAAGTTCGGGGATCAGGTGCTGTCGAAGTTCATGAACAACCTCATGCTCGACGGCAAGAAGTCGGTTGCCGAGCGGATCGTCTATGGCGCGCTCGACACGGTCGAGGCCAAGGCCAAGGCCGATCCGATCGCGCTGTTCCACGATGCGCTGAACAACATCAAGCCGCAGGTCGAGGTCCGTTCGCGGCGCGTCGGCGGCGCCACCTACCAGGTGCCGGTCGAAGTGCGCCCCGAGCGCGCCCAGGCGCTGGCGATCCGCTGGCTCATCACCGCCGCGCGCGGCCGGGCCGAAACCACGATGGCGGCGCGCCTGTCGGGCGAGCTGCTGGACGCGGCCAACAATCGCGGCAACGCGGTCAAGAAGCGCGAAGACACGCACCGCATGGCGGACGCCAACCGGGCCTTCTCGCACTACCGCTGGTAA
- the fusA gene encoding elongation factor G, with protein sequence MARDYPLERYRNIGIMAHIDAGKTTTTERILYYTGKSYKIGEVHDGAATMDWMEQEQERGITITSAATTTFWSAEDGEGPKHRINIIDTPGHVDFTIEVERSLRVLDGAVAVFDGVAGVEPQSETVWRQADKYKVPRMCFINKLDRTGADFYYCVQSIVDRLGATPLVLYLPIGAESDLKGVVDLVNNRGIVWEDESLGAKFNYVDIPEDLADKAAEYREKLIETAVEQDDEVMEAYLEGNEPDAATLKRLIRQGTLNQSFVPVLCGSAFKNKGVQPLLDAVVDYMPSPVDVPAIKGVKPDSEEEDTRPSSDDAPFAALAFKIMNDPFVGTLTFTRIYSGKLSKGQVLNSVKDKKEKIGRMLLMHSNNREDIEEAFAGDIVAIAGLKETTTGDTLCAPNAPIILERMEFPEPVIELSVEPKTKADQEKMGVALNRLAAEDPSFRVSTDHESGQTIIKGMGELHLDILVDRMKREFKVEANVGAPQVAYREALAKEVEVTYTHKKQSGGSGQFGEAKVRVIPGERGQGIIFDDQIKGGNIPREYIPSVEKGMREQAESGYLVGFPIIDFTIELIDGKYHDVDSSTVAFEITGRGAMREAAAKAGIKLLEPVMKVEVVTPEDYLGDVIGDLNSRRGQIQGTDTRGNAQAVEAFVPLANMFGYVNELRSFTQGRAQYSMQFSHYDEVPANVAQEVKEKLA encoded by the coding sequence ATGGCCCGCGACTATCCGCTGGAGCGCTATCGCAATATCGGCATCATGGCCCACATCGATGCCGGCAAGACCACCACGACCGAGCGCATCCTTTACTACACCGGCAAGTCCTACAAGATCGGCGAAGTCCATGACGGCGCCGCGACGATGGACTGGATGGAGCAGGAGCAGGAGCGCGGGATCACCATCACCTCCGCCGCGACGACCACGTTCTGGTCGGCCGAGGACGGCGAAGGGCCCAAGCACCGCATCAACATCATCGACACCCCCGGGCACGTCGACTTCACCATCGAAGTCGAGCGCTCGCTGCGCGTGCTCGACGGCGCGGTCGCGGTGTTCGACGGCGTGGCCGGTGTCGAACCGCAGTCCGAAACCGTGTGGCGCCAGGCGGACAAGTACAAGGTTCCGCGGATGTGCTTCATCAACAAGCTCGACCGCACCGGGGCCGACTTCTATTACTGCGTCCAGTCGATCGTCGACCGCCTGGGTGCGACCCCGCTGGTGCTCTATCTCCCGATCGGCGCGGAAAGCGACCTCAAGGGCGTCGTCGACCTGGTGAACAACCGCGGCATCGTCTGGGAAGACGAGAGCCTGGGCGCGAAGTTCAACTATGTCGACATCCCCGAGGACCTGGCCGACAAGGCTGCCGAGTATCGCGAGAAGCTGATCGAAACGGCCGTCGAGCAGGACGACGAGGTGATGGAAGCTTACCTCGAAGGCAACGAGCCCGATGCGGCGACGCTCAAGCGCCTGATCCGCCAGGGCACGCTGAACCAGTCGTTCGTGCCCGTGCTGTGCGGCTCGGCGTTCAAGAACAAGGGCGTGCAGCCGCTGCTCGACGCGGTCGTGGACTATATGCCCTCGCCGGTGGACGTGCCCGCGATCAAGGGCGTGAAGCCCGACAGCGAGGAAGAGGATACCCGCCCGTCGAGCGACGACGCGCCGTTCGCCGCGCTGGCCTTCAAGATCATGAACGACCCGTTCGTCGGGACGCTCACCTTCACCCGCATCTATTCGGGCAAGCTGTCCAAGGGGCAGGTCCTGAACTCGGTGAAGGACAAGAAGGAAAAGATCGGCCGCATGTTGCTGATGCACTCGAACAACCGCGAGGACATCGAGGAAGCGTTCGCGGGCGACATCGTCGCGATCGCCGGCCTGAAGGAAACCACCACCGGCGACACGCTGTGCGCGCCGAACGCGCCGATCATTCTGGAGCGGATGGAATTTCCCGAGCCGGTCATCGAACTGTCGGTGGAGCCGAAGACCAAGGCCGACCAGGAAAAGATGGGCGTCGCGCTCAACCGCCTGGCCGCCGAGGATCCGAGCTTCCGCGTGTCGACCGACCACGAATCGGGCCAGACGATCATCAAGGGCATGGGCGAGCTGCACCTCGACATCCTCGTCGATCGTATGAAGCGCGAGTTCAAGGTCGAGGCGAACGTCGGCGCGCCGCAGGTCGCCTATCGCGAGGCGCTGGCGAAGGAAGTCGAGGTCACCTACACCCACAAGAAGCAGTCGGGCGGCTCGGGCCAGTTCGGCGAAGCCAAGGTCCGCGTGATCCCCGGCGAACGCGGCCAGGGCATCATCTTCGACGACCAGATCAAGGGCGGCAATATTCCCCGCGAATATATCCCTTCGGTCGAGAAGGGCATGCGCGAGCAGGCGGAAAGCGGCTATCTGGTCGGCTTCCCGATCATCGACTTCACCATCGAGCTGATCGACGGCAAGTACCACGACGTCGACTCGAGCACGGTGGCGTTCGAGATCACCGGGCGCGGCGCGATGCGCGAAGCGGCCGCCAAGGCCGGCATCAAGCTCCTCGAGCCGGTGATGAAGGTCGAGGTCGTGACGCCGGAGGATTACCTCGGCGACGTTATCGGCGACCTCAACAGCCGCCGCGGCCAGATCCAGGGCACCGACACGCGCGGCAATGCCCAGGCCGTGGAGGCATTCGTGCCGCTCGCCAACATGTTCGGCTACGTCAACGAACTGCGTTCGTTCACTCAGGGCCGTGCGCAGTACTCGATGCAGTTCTCGCACTACGACGAAGTGCCGGCGAACGTCGCTCAGGAGGTCAAGGAGAAGCTTGCCTAA
- the tuf gene encoding elongation factor Tu, whose product MAKEKFERNKPHCNIGTIGHVDHGKTTLTAAITKVQGSAVDFANIDKAPEERERGITISTAHVEYETDARHYAHVDCPGHADYVKNMITGAAQMDGAILVVNAADGPMPQTREHILLARQVGVPALVVYMNKVDQVDDEEILELVELEVRELLSSYDFDGDNIPIIKGSALAALEGRDPEIGENSIKELMKAVDEHIPQPDRPVDKDFLMPIEDVFSISGRGTVVTGRVETGKVNVGDEVEIVGIRDTQKTTVTGVEMFRKLLDSGEAGDNIGALLRGTARDDVERGQVLAKPGSVTPHTEFSAEVYVLSKDEGGRHTPFFANYRPQFYFRTTDVTGEVILPEGTEMVMPGDNVTIGVKLIAPIAMDEGLRFAIREGGRTVGSGVVSKITK is encoded by the coding sequence ATGGCCAAGGAAAAATTCGAGCGGAACAAGCCGCACTGCAACATCGGCACCATCGGTCACGTCGACCACGGCAAGACGACGCTGACCGCTGCCATCACCAAAGTGCAGGGTTCGGCTGTCGATTTCGCGAACATCGACAAGGCGCCGGAAGAGCGCGAGCGCGGCATCACGATTTCGACCGCGCACGTCGAATATGAAACCGACGCGCGCCACTACGCGCACGTCGACTGCCCGGGCCACGCCGACTACGTCAAGAACATGATCACCGGTGCCGCCCAGATGGACGGCGCGATCCTGGTCGTGAACGCCGCCGACGGCCCGATGCCGCAGACCCGCGAGCACATCCTGCTCGCCCGTCAGGTCGGCGTGCCGGCGCTGGTCGTGTACATGAACAAGGTCGACCAGGTCGACGACGAGGAAATCCTCGAGCTGGTCGAGCTGGAAGTGCGCGAGCTGCTTTCGAGCTACGACTTCGACGGCGACAACATTCCGATCATCAAGGGCTCGGCCCTGGCCGCGCTCGAAGGGCGCGACCCGGAAATCGGCGAGAACTCCATCAAGGAACTGATGAAGGCCGTCGACGAGCACATCCCGCAGCCCGACCGTCCGGTCGACAAGGACTTCCTGATGCCGATCGAGGACGTCTTCTCGATCTCGGGCCGTGGCACCGTCGTCACCGGCCGTGTCGAGACCGGCAAGGTCAATGTCGGCGACGAAGTCGAAATCGTCGGTATCCGCGACACGCAGAAGACCACCGTCACCGGGGTCGAGATGTTCCGCAAGCTGCTCGATTCGGGCGAAGCCGGCGACAACATCGGTGCGCTGCTGCGCGGCACCGCGCGTGACGACGTGGAGCGCGGCCAGGTTCTGGCCAAGCCGGGCTCGGTCACGCCGCACACCGAGTTCAGCGCGGAAGTCTACGTGCTGTCGAAGGACGAAGGCGGCCGTCACACGCCGTTCTTCGCCAACTATCGCCCGCAGTTCTACTTCCGCACGACCGACGTGACCGGCGAAGTGATCCTCCCCGAGGGCACCGAGATGGTCATGCCGGGCGACAACGTGACGATCGGCGTCAAGCTGATCGCGCCGATCGCGATGGACGAAGGTCTGCGCTTCGCCATCCGCGAAGGCGGCCGCACCGTCGGTTCGGGGGTTGTCAGCAAGATCACGAAGTAA